One region of Mus musculus strain C57BL/6J chromosome 3, GRCm38.p6 C57BL/6J genomic DNA includes:
- the Mgst2 gene encoding microsomal glutathione S-transferase 2 isoform X2: MLWMAGWYFNQVFAACLGLLYIYARHKYFWGYAEAAEKRITGFRLSLGILTLLPVLAVLGVASRFLNEYLDFHVAKKLRKPF, from the exons ATGCTGTGGATGGCTGGGTGGTACTTCAATCAAG tttttgcAGCCTGTCTGGGTCTCCTGTACATATACGCCCGTCACAAGTATTTCTGGGGCTATGCCGAAGCCGCTGAGAAAAG GATCACCGGTTTCCGACTGAGCCTGGGGATTTTGACCTTGCTGCCTGTCCTCGCTGTCCTGGGGGTAGCAAGCAGATTCCTGAACGAATACCTGGACTTTCATGTTGCCAAGAAACTGAGGAAGCCCTTCTaa